The following coding sequences are from one Streptomyces angustmyceticus window:
- the rpmA gene encoding 50S ribosomal protein L27 translates to MAHKKGASSTRNGRDSNAQRLGVKRFGGQAVLAGEILVRQRGTHFHPGTGVGRGGDDTLFALAAGAVQFGTHRGRKVVNIVPVAE, encoded by the coding sequence ATGGCACACAAGAAGGGCGCATCGTCCACTCGGAACGGTCGCGATTCCAATGCTCAGCGGCTCGGCGTGAAGCGCTTCGGCGGTCAGGCCGTCCTCGCCGGTGAGATCCTGGTCCGCCAGCGTGGCACCCACTTCCACCCCGGCACGGGCGTCGGCCGCGGCGGCGACGACACCCTGTTCGCCCTCGCTGCCGGTGCGGTGCAGTTCGGCACCCACCGTGGCCGCAAGGTCGTGAACATCGTTCCGGTCGCCGAGTAA
- the obgE gene encoding GTPase ObgE, translating to MTTFVDRVELHVAAGNGGHGVASVMREKFKPLGGPDGGNGGRGGDVILVVDPDVTTLLDYHHHPHRKATNGAPGAGDNRSGKNGQDLVLPVPDGTVVLDRAGNVLADLVGRGTTFVAGQGGRGGLGNAALASARRKAPGFALLGEPGEARDIVLELKTVADVALVGYPSAGKSSLISVLSAAKPKIADYPFTTLVPNLGVVTAGSTVYTIADVPGLIPGASQGKGLGLEFLRHVERCEVLVHVLDTATLESDRDPASDLDVIEEELTQYGGLENRPRMVVLNKIDVPDGKDLADLVRPDLEARGYRVFEVSAAAHTGLKELSYALADVVAKARAAKPVQEATRIVIRPQAVDDAGFTITAEGENFFRVRGEKPERWVRQTDFNNDEAVGYLADRLNRLGVEDELRKAGAHAGDGIAIGPEDNAVVFDWEPMMAAGAEMLGRRGEDHRMEAPRPAAQRRKDRDLARDEADQEYDGFRPF from the coding sequence ATGACCACCTTCGTGGACCGCGTCGAGCTGCACGTCGCCGCGGGTAACGGAGGCCACGGCGTGGCCTCCGTGATGCGGGAGAAGTTCAAGCCGCTCGGCGGCCCGGACGGCGGCAACGGCGGCCGCGGCGGCGATGTGATCCTGGTCGTCGACCCGGACGTCACCACGCTTCTCGACTACCACCACCACCCGCACCGCAAGGCCACCAACGGCGCACCGGGCGCGGGCGACAACCGCTCCGGCAAGAACGGCCAAGACCTGGTCCTGCCGGTCCCCGACGGCACCGTCGTCCTGGACCGCGCGGGCAATGTGCTCGCCGACCTCGTCGGCCGGGGCACCACCTTCGTCGCCGGCCAGGGCGGCCGCGGCGGCCTCGGCAACGCCGCGCTGGCCTCCGCCCGCCGCAAGGCTCCCGGTTTCGCGCTGCTGGGCGAGCCCGGCGAGGCCCGCGACATCGTGCTGGAGCTCAAGACCGTCGCGGACGTCGCGCTGGTCGGCTACCCGAGCGCCGGCAAGTCCTCGCTGATCTCGGTGCTCTCCGCCGCCAAGCCCAAGATCGCCGACTACCCGTTCACCACCCTGGTGCCCAACCTCGGTGTGGTGACCGCCGGTTCGACCGTCTACACCATCGCGGACGTCCCCGGCCTGATCCCCGGCGCGAGCCAGGGCAAGGGCCTGGGCCTGGAGTTCCTGCGGCACGTCGAGCGCTGCGAGGTGCTGGTGCACGTCCTGGACACCGCGACGCTGGAGTCCGACCGCGACCCGGCCTCCGACCTCGACGTCATCGAGGAGGAGCTCACGCAGTACGGCGGCCTGGAGAACCGGCCCCGGATGGTCGTCCTCAACAAGATCGACGTGCCGGACGGCAAGGACCTCGCCGACCTGGTGCGCCCCGACCTGGAGGCGCGCGGCTACCGCGTGTTCGAGGTCTCCGCGGCCGCCCACACGGGTCTGAAGGAGCTGTCCTACGCGCTCGCCGACGTGGTCGCCAAGGCCCGCGCCGCCAAGCCCGTGCAGGAGGCCACCCGTATCGTCATCCGGCCCCAGGCCGTCGACGACGCCGGCTTCACGATCACCGCGGAGGGCGAGAACTTCTTCCGCGTGCGCGGCGAGAAGCCCGAACGCTGGGTCCGCCAGACCGACTTCAACAACGACGAGGCCGTCGGCTACCTCGCCGACCGCCTCAACCGTCTCGGCGTCGAGGACGAGCTGCGCAAGGCGGGCGCGCACGCGGGCGACGGCATCGCCATCGGCCCCGAGGACAACGCGGTCGTCTTCGACTGGGAGCCGATGATGGCGGCCGGCGCGGAGATGCTGGGACGGCGCGGCGAGGACCACCGCATGGAGGCGCCCCGGCCGGCCGCGCAGCGCCGCAAGGACCGCGACCTGGCACGGGACGAGGCCGACCAGGAGTACGACGGCTTCCGGCCCTTCTGA